The following proteins are encoded in a genomic region of Arachis ipaensis cultivar K30076 chromosome B02, Araip1.1, whole genome shotgun sequence:
- the LOC107625596 gene encoding pentatricopeptide repeat-containing protein At1g62670, mitochondrial-like has translation MRITRRCARANLFSLFPPVLSRRLYHLPPSPIVNVDDAVASFTALLNNPNPPSQLEFSKILSSLVKIKQCPTAVSLFWQMENRGIIPSLIALNILLNCFCHLGHMDSAFSVLGKIIKIGYEFDVITLTTLIKGFCINGKVREALAFHDRVRALGFQLNEVSYNTLTNGLCKIGHTGAAVKLLEKLETQPVKPNVVLYNTVIDALCKDGLVIEASELFSKMISRGISPDVITYSSLILGFCIISRLDEAAQLLNEMGKKGIEPDVYTFSILIDALCKEGRIDEAQSVLDRMSEGGHKLNVVPYNALMNGYVIRNEVNKAAELFDDMMKSGLVPNVRSYNTMINGYCKNKRVDKAIELFKQMRHKNLVPDIVTYNSLIDGMCKSRRISCALGLLAEMHDNGQSPSLITFNIVIDGLCKVQRVDEAIALFRQILDKGISPDVYTYNTLLDGLCKCGKLNDAKEFFQHLLINNSRLEVRTYNIMINGLCKEGLFDEAITLLSKMESNGYLPDCVSYETIVYALFDKNDNERAEKFLREMISRGLLKIEKDCKTTIPVEVDRILRTSKGIQ, from the exons ATGAGAATCACAAGAAGGTGTGCGCGCGCAAACCTCTTCAGTTTGTTTCCCCCTGTTCTATCCCGCAGGCTCTACCATCTTCCTCCTTCACCCATTGTTAATGTCGATGATGCTGTTGCCTCTTTCACCGCCCTTCTCAACAACCCCAATCCACCTTCTCAACTCGAATTCAGTaagattctttcttctcttgttaaGATCAAACAATGCCCCACTGCTGTTTCCCTTTTTTGGCAAATGGAAAATCGGGGAATCATTCCTAGCCTTATTGCACTCAATATATTGTTGAATTGTTTCTGCCATTTGGGTCATATGGACTCCGCTTTTTCTGTTTTGGGTAAGATTATCAAGATTGGTTATGAATTTGATGTTATAACTCTAACAACACTCATCAAAGGGTTCTGTATAAACGGCAAGGTTAGGGAAGCATTAGCGTTTCATGATAGGGTAAGAGCGCTAGGGTTTCAGCTCAACGAGGTCAGTTATAACACTTTGACCAATGGGCTTTGTAAAATAGGGCACACAGGAGCTGCTGTTAAGTTGCTAGAAAAATTGGAGACACAGCCGGTAAAACCTAATGTAGTACTGTACAATACTGTCATCGATGCGCTGTGTAAAGATGGGCTTGTAATTGAGGCAAGCGAGTTGTTTTCTAAGATGATTTCAAGGGGGATTTCTCCTGATGTCATCACTTATAGTTCCCTAATTCTTGGTTTTTGCATCATAAGTCGATTAGATGAAGCTGCTCAATTGCTTAATGAAATGGGGAAAAAGGGCATCGAGCCCGATGTATATACCTTTAGTATATTGATAGATGCATTGTGTAAGGAAGGGCGAATCGACGAAGCACAAAGTGTGTTGGATAGGATGTCAGAAGGAGGCCATAAGCTGAATGTTGTCCCTTACAATGCTCTAATGAATGGATACGTCATAAGAAATGAAGTCAATAAGGCAGCTGAGTTATTTGATGATATGATGAAAAGTGGTTTGGTTCCTAATGTTAGGAGTTACAACACTATGATCAATGGATATTGTAAGAATAAGAGAGTGGATAAAGCCATAGAACTCTTTAAACAAATGCGTCACAAAAATTTGGTTCCTGATATTGTAACATACAATTCTCTTATTGATGGCATGTGTAAATCACGAAGAATTTCCTGTGCACTGGGTCTTCTTGCTGAGATGCATGATAATGGTCAGTCTCCTAGTTTAATAACTTTCAATATCGTGATAGATGGTTTGTGCAAAGTCCAACGTGTTGATGAGGCAATTGCGTTATTCCGACAGATTCTTGACAAAGGGATTAGTCCGGATGTGTACACGTACAATACTCTTCTTGATGGGTTGTGCAAATGTGGAAAATTAAACGATGCAAAAGAGTTTTTTCAACATCTTTTGATCAACAACTCTCGTCTAGAAGTTAGGACTTATAATATTATGATCAACGGACTTTGTAAAGAGGGGTTATTTGATGAAGCGATAACCTTACTCTCAAAAATGGAAAGCAATGGTTACCTGCCTGATTGTGTAAGTTATGAAACAATTGTTTATGCTCTTTTTGACAAAAATGATAATGAAAGAGCAGAGAAATTTCTTCGTGAAATGATAAGTAGAGGTTTGCTAAAGATAGAGAAG GATTGCAAGACTACGATTCCAGTGGAAGTGGATCGGATCCTTAGAACATCCAAAGGAATCCAATGA